The DNA segment atagaatcagtgaaagTGTTGAACTAAAAAATTTAGCagaagcatattaggacaagGAAAAAAATCACGAGAAATCACAAGGACCCAAAATAAGAACACAAATCAAATGTACCAATATCCaagaaccaaacgaagaaccccaaaaaattagggcttttggtAGAAGCGAGTTAGGGTTGTAGCAGACTCATAAACATTAGCCAAAATATATGAGAatcagaagtttaaacacaaaaaatcatcaaacaaattttaaaaagaaattccggaaaccctagttttaggaaaagatgaaaatcacacgattcttgtaaagaatcttaaGGTTGTTGTAAAACTCACATAAAACAAACCTAAATCATCCtggatctgtacagatctaggaggtttagaaaagaaattagggtttcgaagagaaccatacagagatgaagaaacatACTAAGAATCCCATAGATCGTAACTAATATAGGACGATCTTAATCGGAATTTCTTTTAAGTGGCCTGAAACAGGTGAGAAAAGACCAATAGATGCAAGCCactagccctggtcccttgagggccctgGATATGGCAAAAACAACATGAGAGAGGCCATCAGAGGCCTGAGAGGtggtgagaggtcaccggagatggccatagatgagtgacgtcgtttggagattagggttaggttgagagagtttgagagcaTAGAGGATTTCAGGACGGCGGGTTTAtagaaatgatttagggttagggGTTATTAGGAATAAAAAAGGAAGGTTTTAACGGTGGCCGTTAATCTAAAGGACCAACGGCCACGATCTGAtggggttttgggtcgggtaggtgttCCTAAGTTGGACTGGGTATTTTAGGGTCTAGTTCGACTGTATTGGGATTGGGGAGGGGTTGGaattgggctaaaattgaaataaaattaggctagatattaaatagccattttcaataatatataatttacaaaaataataaatgatttccaaaaaaaatattttcgtgtgctaaaatgattaaaaatagttgtttaacattttaaaaatacaaaagaccattttatgtattaataatgtaattatgcattaatagggctagtatagcaaatatatgcaaattagcttaaaaaatataaatgcaattataagaatgcactaaaaatatttaaacaatatttttggcataaatatagaatttagatgactaaatcactACAAAATAATTTGAAGAATTATTCgaaattttataagtaaaaaggtaagaaataaatcaatttgaagcctttaaaattatagaaaaattatagaaaatgcttatgcatgattatatatgcatatatgctattttgaaggtgtatatatatgtattaaaaaatataagaaaaaattaggtatcaacagctgcccctctttacccgggaaggatgaaagagttttcgggtaaagaaatgatgaccaattttgactggatgggatgttttgaaagatagaggccggactccgatcttcgagttgcctacatatccctggtcttataggaatcagaccatgtgtagttctggattcattggcagaatataccgatgaagttaTTACAAGAACGAACACGGGATGCAAAAGCGActatggtgagcggttaaggtttgagatagttgaaggaactagAGAGAGGTCGCTCCTTCTAGGATAGAGGTTTCTCACTGGTCACCTGCCGATAAAAGATGCTACGGACATGTATTTgtacgaaaatttaaacatgatgcagattcccttttggaccatgaagcttgtctttggatggttagagATGACGTCCTGGggcatgaattgtttagtgagggattcccaggccatgaaatgatgttctcgggccatgacaaTGGTGCTTCCGAACCATgaagcctttgaataatgatatgcaaatttgagggatcctcaggccatggcatggtgttttccggctatgaggatgatgccttttagactatgacacctttggatagattggcgatatttcagcccatgatatacAGTAATATGATGTTaataagacaaggcttagtcttgtgaaatgaagggcagagtttagcccgattgaaaagcgaatagatagtactagaaatagagtaatatttgtgcaaagagggacaatgcttagtcccatacagatagggaggcaaggattagcctcatgcaggtatgaaagcagggattatcctcatgcaaacatggaggcagggattagcctcatgcaagcatGGAggcaggattagcctcatacaaatagggagacagggattagcctcatgcatgtatGGATGCAGGgagtagcctcatgcaagtacggaggcagggattagcctcatctaaatatggaggcaatgattagcctcatgcaagtatggaggcagggattagcttcatgcaagtatggaggcagggattagcctcatggaagtacggaggcagggattagcctcatgcaaatatggaggctgggattagactcatgcaagtttGGAgggaaggattagcctcatgcaagtatggaggcagggattagcctcatgcagataaggaggcagggattagcctcatgcagaatatggaggcaggaattagcctcatgtaggtacggaggcaaggattagccttatgcaaatagggaggcagggattaacctcatgcagatagggaggcaggtattagccttatgcagaatatggaggcagggattagcctcatgcaaatgtggaggcaaggattagcctcatgcaaatgtggaggcaaggattagcctcatgcaaatgtgaaggcaaggattaacctcatgtaaatgtggaggcaaggaatagcctcatgaaaatgtggaggcaaggattagcctcatgcaaatatggaggcaaggattagcctcatgcaaatgtggaggcaaggattagcttcatgcagagagcaagtagcaaataagtgtagtatatgtcttagctggagatatattccgTGTCTGATAGTGAGTTTGTTAGGTGTATATATTTGCGGATGCTATCGCTACTTCAGATGTGCctacgttcaaagaaaaattgtaggtttttgtgaggggaggttggttcgtgccttcgttTGCCGACCTTGCTTTGCTCTGCTGTGAAAGCCttttcgagttcccctgggtaATACCTGACTATTATGgaaataaaattttcgaaaattataCAATTACTGATAAAATAAAGTCATTTTAGAaatgtattgatatatcaagtaattttagattAACTAGTGACcgtaacacatctcaaaggcattacagctctcttatattggaattttgagggtcctcctcaaaattctgccccagtttggcagATGATCTTTTGACCGTTTGCGGATAATGGGTCTTGtcgaaccttcttcggaattttgagaatcccccagtttcttaaccaatttctgactttctggcatgcgatggtgccggctggacttgctccggaattttgagtgTCCTCCTCaaatttctgccctagtttctgattttggggaaaaatggaaattttattatgatatgaccgaacccataaggctgcctacgtattccctcttaaatgggaatcaggtcaactgtagttcaattacatcagatgaggaaatgtaaataatctaagcatagtatctcttgattgcatctgaattaattggttttagccagatttctccgtccatttctacaagtatgagtgctcctcctgtcaacaccctatgaaccatgtacagaccttgccagttgggagagaatttccctttggcttcatcttgatatgggaagatcttcttcagcactaaCTAACCTGGTGCAAATCGCCTtcgtttgacccttttgttgaaagctctggacattctgttctgataaagttgaccgtgacacactgcgttcatcctttttccatcgataaaggccaattgttcatagcgactccttatccactctgcattgCTGAGTTTGGCTttctgtatgattcttaaagaaataatctctacctcggctgggatgacagcctcggtaccataaaccaacatgtagggagttgcccctgTTGATGTGCGAATCGTAgtacggtatcccaataaagcaaaaggtagcttctcgtgcttttttttgtggttctctaccatcttccttagtatcttcttgatgtttttgttggcggcttctacgactccattcatctaaggtatataggttgtggaattcttctacttgattttgaaagtttcacaaatggctttcattagatcactattgagattggcggcattatcaacaataatggactcgggaactccgaatcgacaaacaatgcggtctttgacaaaatctgcgacgactttcttggttacgactttgtaagatgcaacctctacccattttgtgaagtaatcaatggctactagaataaactgtgtccgtttgaagcagtgggctcgattagaccaatgacatccattccctaggcgacGAATGGtgaaggtgagcttgttgcattgagctcgtttggcgacacttttatcatatcggcatgcacctgacattgaaagcatttgcggacatactagatgcaatctgtttgagtatcttcttagacaagatgaaaccattcatgtACGGGCCACAGGTCCCGGCatgtacatcctcaagtagcttagaagcttcctttgcattGACACATCTTAGCGATCTTAAATCGGGAGTTCTTCTAAACAGATTTCCTCCACTATGGAAGAAGTGTTTGGACAATCTACGGATATTCTCcctttgacaaatactccttgatgtcatggaaccaaggctttccatctgtttcttcttcaacatgagcacaatatgctggctgattatggatcctcaccagaatgagatcaatataattcttatctggatgttgtatcatagatgacaaggtggccaatgcatcagcaaactcattctgaattctgggcacatgtcgaaattctatctttgtgaatctctttctcaattcctgcacatggtgcacatatggaaatatcttggaattcttcgtgtcccactctccttgtacctggtgcacaatcaaatttgaatcaccgattaccagcagctcTTGAATGTTTATGTCGATTGCCATGTCGAGCCCTAGTATGCATGCttcatattccgccatgttgCTGTGAAAGGAAATCTGAGTTTGCAGATactggataatgttgacccgtttctgataccaaaactgctccaatgcccattCCTTTGAAATTttcagctccgtcaaagaacatcctccaaccatcgtatgcttcggcaatgtcttcccctacgaacgacacttcttcatcaggaaaatatgttttcaaaggttcgtatgctccacccaccggattttcagcaagatgatctgccaatgcttgtcctttgaccgccttttgagttacgtagatgatatcaaactcacttaacaagtatctgccatttggccaactttccagtcggcatgggtttctggaatatgtactttagagggtccatcctggatatgaggtaagtagtgtaggcacagaagtagtgcctcaatttaTGAGCTGTCctggtcaaagcacaacaagtgcattccagtagagagtaccgtgcttcgtaaggtgtgaacttcttactcaagtagtatagctcctttcttcctgtctcgtcaattgtcccaaaacacatccgaaggctccatccaatacagataaatagagtagcaaaggtcgtcttggttctggcgggaccagaactggtggtgtggacaggtactccttgatcttgtcaaaaactTTCTAACAATCCTCTatccagcttgtttcggcatctttcctcagca comes from the Nicotiana sylvestris chromosome 4, ASM39365v2, whole genome shotgun sequence genome and includes:
- the LOC138889839 gene encoding uncharacterized protein: MVENHKKKHEKLPFALLGYRTTIRTSTGATPYMLVYGTEAVIPAEVEIISLRIIQKAKLSNAEWIRSRYEQLAFIDGKRMNAVCHGQLYQNRMSRAFNKRVKRRRFAPGFRIDRADGDERKERGKGKRGGTGGGK